In Eubacteriales bacterium mix99, the DNA window ATGCGGACCGGCATCATGGCCGGCAGTCCCTGTCCCGCCAGGGTCATGCAGGACGTGGTGGATAAGATGAACATGAAGCAGATCACCATTGTATACGGTCAGACCGAATCCTCCCCCGGGTGCACGCAAAGCCGCGTGGACGATCCCCTGGATGTCCGGATCAATACGGTGGGGCGTCCGCTTCCCCAGGTGGAATGCAAAATTGTGGATACGAAAACCGGTGAAGACCTGCCGGACAATGTAGACGGGGAATTCGTCGCAAAAGGTTACAATATCATGAAGGGATATTACAACATGCCGGAAGCCACGGCTGCCGCAATTGACGAAAATGGATGGCTCCATACCGGGGACCTGGCCAGGCGGGACTCCAACGGGAATTACATCATCACCGGAAGAATCAAGGATATGATCATTCGTGGCGGAGAAAACATTTACCCCAAGGAAATTGAGGACTTCATCTATACCCATCCCAAGATAAAGGACGTGCAGGTCATCGGCGTACCGGACAAGACATACGGCGAGGCAATCATGGCCTTTGTCATCCTGAAAAAGGGCGAGGAAATGACAGCAGAGGAAGTCAGGGAGTATGTCCGCTCCCATATGGCCAGGCAGAAAACGCCCAGGTACGTCAGCTTCGTAACGGAATTTCCAATGAATGCAGCAGGAAAAATACTGAAATATCAGATGCGGGAAGATGCCGCCAAAAAGCTGGGACTCCAATCCGATGACCAGATCATAATGGCATGATATTCCGGTACAGCCGGTATGGTATGATATTTCCGGCGGGTTCTTTGTCTCCTGTCTCCCCGCTGTCTCCCTTCTTGCATTGGGAGGGACATTGTGGTATTGTTTTCATGGCCGGCGACACAGAATAGGAGAATATTATGAGCAGTAATAATGATTTCAGGGAATTGGGCCTTTCGGAGCCTATTTTAAAAGCTTTGAACGGGATGGGTTTCGAAGAGCCCACGGAGGTACAGAAGAAAGCGATCCCCCATATATTGAGCGGGGAGGATGTGATTGTCATGTCCAAGACCGGCAGCGGAAAAACGGCTGTTTTTGGGGTATCCCTTCTGCAAATGACCGATCCGGAAAAGCCGGGGCCCCAATGTCTTATATTGGAACCGACAAGGGAACTGGCGGTTCAGGTGGACAACGACCTGAAAAAAATGGCAAGCCATCTTCCGCACCGTACCACGGCAGTATACGGCCAGCACAACATGAATAAGGAAATTCAGGCTCTTAAAAGTCCCATTTCCATGGTTACCGGCACTCCCGGCAGAATTTATGATCACATCCAGCATAAAAACCTGATCACAAAAAACATTCGCTTTTTGGTATTGGATGAAGTGGACCGGATGATGGACATGGGCTTTATTGGTCAGGTTCGCAGGATCATCCGCACCCTTCCCCCAAATCGCACCACCCTTCTTTTCTCCGCCACCATCCCCGGGGAAATCCGCAGACTGTGCAGTGCATACATGAATCATCCGGCTACCATCGAAATCGAATCCAAAACCATGACAGTGGACACCATCGAACAGAAACATTACCGGGTCCGGAGAAACGAAAAGCGAACCCAGTTAAACCGGATTCTCCTGATGGAACGTCCGGAAACGTGCATGATTTTCTGCAATACCCGTGCAGCAGTGGACCGGGTGCAAAACTTTCTGATCCGAAAGGGTTATGACTGCCGCTCCCTCCACGGGGATATCCCCCAGGCAAAACGTATGAGAAACATTCAGCAGTTCAAGAGAAGGGAATACAATATCCTGGTTGCC includes these proteins:
- a CDS encoding DEAD/DEAH box helicase — translated: MSSNNDFRELGLSEPILKALNGMGFEEPTEVQKKAIPHILSGEDVIVMSKTGSGKTAVFGVSLLQMTDPEKPGPQCLILEPTRELAVQVDNDLKKMASHLPHRTTAVYGQHNMNKEIQALKSPISMVTGTPGRIYDHIQHKNLITKNIRFLVLDEVDRMMDMGFIGQVRRIIRTLPPNRTTLLFSATIPGEIRRLCSAYMNHPATIEIESKTMTVDTIEQKHYRVRRNEKRTQLNRILLMERPETCMIFCNTRAAVDRVQNFLIRKGYDCRSLHGDIPQAKRMRNIQQFKRREYNILVATDVAARGIDIDNLSLVINYDVPEELDGYVHRIGRTGRAGHDGHAISLVTGEDIMTLYEIEEHIGTLIPEADLPTDQDLAKCREESHRWIQHNRIKSRPVPVSRSKGGRKKSSRNPSPQRPQRPQRPKSRQGQVHKAKETVPEKKPIENPGQGKSHPPAPDKVSEAKKPQEKPSGTLKNSAKTQQKTAEKSLLHRITGRLFGK